A region of the Oncorhynchus clarkii lewisi isolate Uvic-CL-2024 chromosome 4, UVic_Ocla_1.0, whole genome shotgun sequence genome:
atgcatattctagcttttacggctgagtagcaggcagcttaatttgggcacgtttttcatccaagctacccaatactgccccctaccccagttGATTTGCAACAATAACATAAACATTATATTCAGCAGGACATTCAAACGAGCCTCACAATTATAATCCAACAGtaatgtgaaatgcactcattagCAACCTGCAAATGGAGGCTATTTTTTGCTGTCAGCCTATGAGAACTCCCCTGAGTTTTCCCACACAGTGGTGAATTAGTGAATAGGCACAGATCTTAATGTGAGTTTCCTTGAGTAGCACTCCTGAGACATTGTGAAAACTAAAATCTCCGCTCACCAATTTTGCTCAATAACAGGGAGGCGTTTCTGCAATCAAATTGTGTGCGCATCGCCCTCGTGCCGCAATTTTAGCAAACAGAAAGTGGCCAatattggagaccaaaagtcATCTGGCGCACTGCTTAGGATGTCAACAACTTTACTAACTTAATTCTAGTTAccactaatgtgaaaacaagacaaaatgacTTGTTGCTGACTTGACTGTCTTAATTGTCAAATAATTTAACAgacgtcaattgttgtacaacttcATGGGTATACTCTGGGCATCACCTTTTACCTCAAATAAAcagtggattttttgttgttgtgggcTTCTAACCATCtgtttgactttgttgttcacacaggagagagacttgATTATCTCGGGTCCTCTGGGGAGTCTCAACAACATCATGAAGCTGACAAGGCAGATCAGAGTCTCTCCAaatcagaacacctcaagaaacaccaaCAGAGACCCACCGGGAAGAAATGTtattgctgctctgactgtgggaagagattcaacTCTTCAGGAGACCTTAAAATACATCAAagaattcacactggagagaaatcttttggctgtgatcaatgtgggaagagatttactgATTCAAGCAGCCTGAAATCacaccagaaaacacacacaggagataaatcCTATAGCTGTTATCAATGTGGGAAAAGTTGTACTACATCTAGCCATCTAattgtacaccagagaacacacacaggagagaaaccttttagctgtgatcaatgtgggaagaaatTTACTGTGTCAAACTCCTTGATGgtgcaccagagaatacacacaggaaagaaaccttatagctgtagtcaatgtgggaagagttttactcaacCAGAAAGCCTGATTgtgcaccagagaatacacacaggagagaaaccttatatatgttatcaatgtgggaagagttgtACGACATCTAGCCATCTAattgtacaccagagaacacacacaggagagaaaccttttagctgtcatcaatgtgggaagaggtttGGTACATCTAGCCATCTAATTGTACACCaccgaacacacacaggagagagaccttttagctgtagtcaatgtgggaagagttttagtcAATCTAGTGATCTGACagtgcaccagagaacacacacaggagagaaaccttacagctgtggtcaatgtgggaagagttttgttcaatctggccatctgacagtgcaccagagaacacacacaggagagaaaccttatagctgtggtcaatgtgggaagagttttagtaCATCTGGGTAtctgactatacaccagagaacacacacaggggggAAACTTTGTAGCTGTCATAAATGTGACAAGAAATTCT
Encoded here:
- the LOC139406918 gene encoding oocyte zinc finger protein XlCOF22-like, whose translation is MSLLSYSHPAKEDEACWTEKETLVEEEDVTKQKQVEDETVTVKEEEEEKDVSVKEEEDAFRVKEEEEDVTVKEEAAEKEEDAVYGVKEEDGEMTFTSIKEEEETGYLGPVSQRHLKASGSNDEFNHKMVFGNRGLVNTRERLDYLGSSGESQQHHEADKADQSLSKSEHLKKHQQRPTGKKCYCCSDCGKRFNSSGDLKIHQRIHTGEKSFGCDQCGKRFTDSSSLKSHQKTHTGDKSYSCYQCGKSCTTSSHLIVHQRTHTGEKPFSCDQCGKKFTVSNSLMVHQRIHTGKKPYSCSQCGKSFTQPESLIVHQRIHTGEKPYICYQCGKSCTTSSHLIVHQRTHTGEKPFSCHQCGKRFGTSSHLIVHHRTHTGERPFSCSQCGKSFSQSSDLTVHQRTHTGEKPYSCGQCGKSFVQSGHLTVHQRTHTGEKPYSCGQCGKSFSTSGYLTIHQRTHTGGKLCSCHKCDKKFSDKRLLIKHQKIHT